The following DNA comes from Candidatus Effluviviaceae Genus I sp..
ATATGCCCTTCCGCTCCGCGCCTACTGGTGCGCGAGCACGCCCTTGATCCGATCGAGCGCCTTCTCGATGTTCGTGAGCGAGTTGGCGTAGCTGAACCGCAGGAACCCCTCGCCGTGCGCGCCGAAACAGGTCCCGGCAAGGCACGCGACGCCGGCCTCGTTGAGGAGCTTGTCCGCGAGCTCCTTCGACTTCATGCCGGTGCCCGTGATGTTCGGGAACACGTAGAACGCGCCCTTGGGCATCAGGCACTTCCAGCCCTTGATCGAGTTCATGCCCGCGACGATCGCCTTCCGGCGCTTGTCGAAGGTCGCCACCATCTCCTTGACCTTGTCCTGCGGGCCCTTGAGCGCCTCGATGCCCGCGAGCTGCACGAACGTCGTCGCGTGCGAGTACACGTTCGTGTTGAGCTTCGTGAACCTCTCGGCGATCGGCTTCGGCATCGCGGCGAACCCGAGCCGCCACCCCGTCATCGCGTAGGTCTTCGAGTGCGCGTCCATGAGGATCGTGCGCTCCTTCATCCCCGGGTACGTCGCGATGGAGTGGTGCTTGCCTTCGTAGATGATCTTGCAGTAGACCTCGTCCGAGAGCACGACCACGTCGTTCTTGACGCACAGCTCAGCGATGCGCTTAAGATCGCTCTCCTCGAGGATGCCGCCCGTCGGGTTCGCCGGCGAGTTCAGGATGAGCATCTTGGTCTTCGGGTTGATCTTCGCCTCGAGCTCGGCCATGTCGAACCGGAAGTCGCGCTCCTCGCGATACACGAGGGGAACGGCCTTCCCGCCGGCGAAGTTGATCGCCGACTCGTAGATCGGGTAGCCCGGGTTCGGGTAGATGACCTCGTCGCCGTGGTCCACGAGCGCGAGGATGGGAAGGAAGATGACGGGCTTCCCGCCCGGCGTGAGCACGATCTGGTCCGGCTCGTACTCGATGCCGCGGTCGGCGGCGAAGTACTCGCAGACGGCCTTCCGCGCCTCCATGAGCCCGGCCGACGGGCCGTAGTGCGTGTAGCCCTGCCAGATCGCCTTCTCGGCCGCCTTCCGGATGTTGTCCGGCGTGTCGAAGTCCGGCTCGCCGATCTCGAGGTGCACGATGTCCCTGCCCTGCGCCTCGAGCGCCTTCGCCTTCGCGAGCACCTCGAAGGCGGTCTCCGTCCCCAGCCTGTCCATCCGCTTCGCGAACATCGCGTCCCTCCTCTGTATGTGTTCGCACGGGTCCGGGTCGCGCGCCCGGCCGCCCCGCGCACGCGCCTCTACGTGGTCCCTCCCGCGTCGGTTCCCGCCGCGATCGCGCGCTTCCGCGCCACCACGTCCTTGACGCTCGAGACGATCTCGCGGGCCGAG
Coding sequences within:
- a CDS encoding pyridoxal phosphate-dependent aminotransferase, with translation MFAKRMDRLGTETAFEVLAKAKALEAQGRDIVHLEIGEPDFDTPDNIRKAAEKAIWQGYTHYGPSAGLMEARKAVCEYFAADRGIEYEPDQIVLTPGGKPVIFLPILALVDHGDEVIYPNPGYPIYESAINFAGGKAVPLVYREERDFRFDMAELEAKINPKTKMLILNSPANPTGGILEESDLKRIAELCVKNDVVVLSDEVYCKIIYEGKHHSIATYPGMKERTILMDAHSKTYAMTGWRLGFAAMPKPIAERFTKLNTNVYSHATTFVQLAGIEALKGPQDKVKEMVATFDKRRKAIVAGMNSIKGWKCLMPKGAFYVFPNITGTGMKSKELADKLLNEAGVACLAGTCFGAHGEGFLRFSYANSLTNIEKALDRIKGVLAHQ